In one Nitrospira sp. genomic region, the following are encoded:
- a CDS encoding MTH1187 family thiamine-binding protein, giving the protein MVLLEFSMSPLGKGESVSKYVARSLDIIDKSGVAYRLNPMGTVLEGEWDEVMAVVKKCYLRMRKDCNRVSCSIKIDYRKGPKGRLDSKVSSVQTQLKRKLKV; this is encoded by the coding sequence ATGGTGTTATTGGAATTCAGCATGTCGCCGCTGGGCAAGGGCGAGAGTGTGAGCAAGTATGTCGCGCGCTCCCTCGATATCATCGACAAAAGCGGAGTGGCCTATCGATTGAATCCGATGGGCACGGTGCTGGAAGGGGAGTGGGACGAGGTCATGGCGGTCGTCAAGAAGTGCTACCTGCGCATGCGCAAGGATTGTAATCGCGTGTCCTGCAGCATCAAGATCGACTATCGCAAGGGGCCGAAGGGACGGTTGGACAGCAAGGTATCGAGTGTGCAAACGCAGTTGAAACGAAAGCTGAAGGTGTAG
- the frr gene encoding ribosome recycling factor — protein sequence MSTAQEVKHRVTEKMDHAIEHLKRDLAGIRTGRASVALLDGIKVDYYGTLTPLKQVANVATPEARLITIQPWEQNLIREVEKAIQTSDLGLTPSNDGKMIRIPLPPLTEERRKDLIKVCKKHGEEMKVQIRGFRRDGNEELKKLQKDAKLTEDELRKSETEIQKFTDQYVQKIDDMMKKKEGEILEV from the coding sequence ATGTCGACGGCGCAGGAAGTCAAACACCGGGTTACCGAAAAGATGGATCACGCGATCGAGCATTTGAAACGTGACTTGGCGGGAATCCGCACCGGTCGCGCGTCGGTGGCTCTCCTCGACGGCATCAAAGTCGATTATTACGGCACACTGACCCCGTTGAAACAGGTGGCGAACGTGGCGACGCCGGAGGCCCGCCTCATCACGATTCAACCGTGGGAACAGAACCTGATCCGGGAAGTTGAAAAGGCGATTCAAACCTCCGACCTGGGACTGACGCCCTCGAACGACGGCAAAATGATCCGCATTCCCCTTCCTCCGCTGACCGAAGAGCGCCGCAAGGATCTCATTAAGGTCTGTAAAAAGCACGGCGAAGAAATGAAGGTACAGATTCGCGGCTTTCGGCGGGACGGAAATGAGGAATTGAAGAAATTGCAGAAAGACGCCAAGCTCACCGAAGACGAGCTGCGAAAGTCGGAAACAGAGATCCAAAAATTCACCGACCAGTATGTGCAGAAAATCGACGACATGATGAAGAAAAAAGAAGGCGAAATTCTGGAAGTCTAG
- a CDS encoding bifunctional precorrin-2 dehydrogenase/sirohydrochlorin ferrochelatase, protein MAANPGFQISLDVRGWPVLVIGGNEEAADKAQRLLDAGAKVTVVSPTLHEALRKLAASAKIIHRGRHFRANDLESVILVLNTLRDDRELAHSLIRLAREQKFLLWSVDQPDVSNVVMPAVVSSGHVRVAISSSGQAPALSGFMKEDLERILDSEFAAFVDWLADLREQAKANEPDAEKRRALLREALDGFRLLGKVQYPKVWAEHRAKQQAAASPATP, encoded by the coding sequence ATGGCGGCAAATCCTGGGTTTCAAATTTCACTTGATGTGCGTGGATGGCCGGTGCTGGTCATCGGGGGCAATGAAGAGGCGGCAGATAAGGCGCAGCGGTTATTGGATGCCGGTGCCAAAGTGACGGTCGTCAGTCCCACGCTCCACGAAGCACTCCGTAAACTCGCTGCGTCCGCGAAAATCATCCACCGCGGAAGGCACTTTCGCGCCAACGATCTGGAGAGCGTCATTCTGGTCCTGAATACCTTGCGGGATGATCGCGAACTCGCGCACTCACTGATCCGGTTGGCTCGTGAACAGAAATTCCTGCTCTGGTCCGTCGATCAGCCCGATGTCTCGAATGTTGTGATGCCGGCGGTGGTCAGTTCGGGGCATGTTCGCGTGGCGATCAGCTCGAGCGGCCAGGCGCCGGCTTTGTCGGGATTCATGAAAGAAGATCTGGAGCGGATTCTCGATAGCGAATTTGCGGCCTTCGTCGATTGGCTTGCCGACCTTCGTGAGCAAGCGAAGGCGAATGAGCCGGATGCCGAGAAACGCCGCGCGCTCTTGCGCGAAGCACTGGACGGATTTCGCCTGTTGGGGAAGGTGCAGTATCCGAAGGTCTGGGCTGAGCATCGTGCCAAACAGCAGGCCGCCGCATCACCGGCGACGCCATAG
- the alr gene encoding alanine racemase — MYQPSESSPTSASVDLTALAQNVAHVRRLAPHAEMLAVVKANAYGHGAVEITRALQQLAVHRFGVATVDEGVALRQAGIRDAIVVLGATMPAQFSDLAAHRLTPVLYRADLVQTFAAAVEPSATPYPVHIKIETGMGRLGVLPHELPDLLSKPEFRAPLRLEGLMTHLADADNQHVEHTENQLARFQQVLHLVQEHGLAIPLIHVANSAGIIKFPTSQHSLVRPGIMLYGYHTLPNDSTNPELQPILTWKTTIAHMHTIAAGGGVSYNRTFIASRQTRVAVLPVGYADGYNRLLSNRGQVLIGGQRVPVIGRVCMDMTMVDVTDVRSATIGDEAILIGQQGSERITAADLAAWQQTIPYEILCAIGPRVPRRYLSLVSPADDAR; from the coding sequence GTGTACCAGCCGTCCGAATCCTCCCCAACTTCAGCCTCCGTTGATCTGACTGCTCTCGCACAGAATGTTGCCCATGTGCGCCGTCTGGCGCCGCATGCCGAGATGCTGGCCGTCGTCAAGGCTAATGCCTACGGACATGGCGCGGTCGAGATTACTCGCGCACTGCAACAACTGGCCGTCCACCGGTTCGGCGTAGCCACGGTGGACGAAGGCGTTGCGCTTCGCCAAGCCGGCATCCGTGATGCCATCGTCGTCTTAGGCGCGACCATGCCCGCGCAATTTTCTGACCTCGCCGCCCACCGGTTGACTCCCGTTCTCTATCGTGCCGACTTGGTCCAAACATTTGCCGCCGCCGTCGAACCAAGCGCGACACCCTACCCCGTTCACATCAAAATCGAAACCGGGATGGGACGATTGGGTGTGCTGCCGCACGAACTGCCCGATCTTCTTTCCAAGCCTGAATTCCGCGCGCCGCTGCGCCTCGAAGGCCTCATGACGCATCTTGCTGATGCCGACAATCAGCATGTCGAGCACACGGAAAACCAACTCGCGCGATTTCAGCAGGTCCTCCATCTCGTACAGGAACACGGCCTCGCAATTCCTTTGATTCATGTCGCCAATAGCGCCGGCATCATTAAATTTCCCACCAGCCAGCACTCACTCGTACGGCCCGGCATCATGTTGTACGGATACCATACCCTCCCGAACGACTCGACGAATCCCGAATTGCAGCCGATCCTCACGTGGAAGACGACTATCGCTCATATGCATACAATTGCAGCGGGAGGCGGCGTCAGTTACAACCGGACCTTCATCGCATCGCGGCAGACGCGCGTGGCGGTGTTACCGGTCGGGTATGCAGACGGGTACAACCGGTTGCTCTCGAATCGTGGACAGGTGTTGATCGGCGGACAACGGGTGCCGGTGATCGGACGAGTGTGCATGGATATGACGATGGTCGATGTTACGGACGTACGTAGCGCTACTATCGGAGACGAAGCAATCCTGATTGGACAACAGGGCTCCGAGCGGATCACTGCGGCTGACCTGGCCGCCTGGCAACAGACCATTCCCTATGAGATTCTCTGCGCCATCGGTCCCCGCGTGCCGCGCCGTTATCTGTCGCTCGTCTCACCCGCCGATGATGCGCGGTAA
- a CDS encoding DUF4403 family protein, with protein sequence MTRWIPLTQRLLIRWCAVTLLVIPVSSAIAATAQAPGQTGTPPSAMTIHIPIPVTPLAELYGNLSQQLATQQNRGHDWITLGGGSGFLKYRLWPHEQGSTTAEDRLLSHSTVPFGVEYGKHIKGSITKIAECGQRDASAGTGRLSVTVATMFKQGRSYTILPTSQVSAVQSTQSCLLSEQGVDASPLMAQVYRSDLQEVLPAIDRKASGLVTIKPAVARIWNDLQEPLLLDETEQLWLALNPESTAMAGVAPLSGGPAAGYGVIARPTVVRGAKPIPRPLPLPEPQDRFHDDGFHVNFALQVPIEEANQRLREAVIGQEWSLGVGTIKIVNATLYPLGNQVGVELILRGLLPLTLRLKGTPAYDESAGRILFREVDYTIKERTPATDLAEEWLHEPLREELAGRLTLPIREELDVMRQALEKGLNREMSGGRLRGTVKHLSLEDLGVQAASLSVRFKTEGTLRYDARPDVVAP encoded by the coding sequence ATGACTCGCTGGATCCCGTTGACGCAGCGCCTCCTGATTCGATGGTGCGCGGTCACCCTGCTTGTTATCCCTGTCAGCTCGGCTATAGCAGCAACCGCTCAGGCGCCAGGACAAACCGGAACGCCACCGTCAGCCATGACCATCCATATCCCGATCCCGGTGACACCACTCGCTGAGCTATATGGGAACTTGTCTCAGCAACTTGCGACACAGCAAAACCGCGGTCACGACTGGATCACCTTGGGAGGCGGAAGCGGTTTTCTCAAATACCGGCTCTGGCCTCACGAACAGGGCTCGACCACAGCGGAAGACCGACTGCTGTCTCACAGCACCGTGCCGTTCGGGGTGGAGTATGGCAAGCACATCAAAGGGTCCATCACCAAAATTGCCGAATGCGGACAGCGCGATGCCTCCGCAGGAACGGGACGACTGTCGGTCACAGTGGCCACGATGTTCAAGCAGGGCCGCAGCTATACGATACTTCCCACCAGCCAGGTCAGCGCCGTGCAATCTACCCAATCGTGCCTGTTGTCCGAGCAGGGCGTGGACGCAAGCCCACTGATGGCGCAAGTCTACCGAAGTGATTTACAGGAGGTGCTGCCCGCAATCGATCGCAAAGCATCCGGCCTCGTTACCATCAAACCGGCGGTCGCGCGTATCTGGAACGATCTCCAGGAGCCATTGCTGCTGGATGAGACAGAGCAGCTCTGGCTCGCATTGAACCCTGAAAGCACCGCCATGGCCGGAGTCGCGCCGCTATCCGGTGGTCCCGCAGCGGGCTATGGTGTCATCGCAAGGCCCACGGTCGTGCGAGGCGCTAAACCCATCCCGCGCCCTCTGCCGTTGCCCGAACCGCAGGATCGCTTTCATGATGACGGCTTTCATGTCAATTTTGCATTGCAGGTGCCCATCGAAGAAGCGAATCAACGGTTGCGGGAAGCGGTCATCGGACAGGAATGGTCGTTGGGCGTCGGGACGATCAAGATCGTCAACGCGACGCTCTATCCACTGGGTAATCAGGTGGGAGTCGAATTGATTCTTCGAGGACTATTGCCGCTGACCCTGCGCCTCAAGGGAACACCGGCCTATGACGAATCGGCGGGACGCATCCTCTTCCGGGAAGTCGATTACACCATCAAGGAACGCACCCCCGCCACAGACCTGGCGGAAGAATGGCTGCATGAACCGCTGCGAGAGGAATTGGCCGGCAGACTGACCTTGCCGATCCGGGAAGAATTAGACGTGATGCGGCAGGCGCTCGAGAAGGGGCTCAACCGTGAGATGAGCGGTGGCCGGTTGCGCGGCACGGTCAAACACTTGTCACTGGAAGACCTTGGGGTTCAGGCCGCCAGTCTCTCGGTCCGCTTCAAGACCGAAGGCACGCTGCGCTACGACGCCCGCCCCGACGTCGTCGCGCCGTAA